The following nucleotide sequence is from uncultured Roseateles sp..
CACTTCGGGCGAACCGGTGTCGCCAGCGCTGCGCGCATTGTCTTTGACGATTTGTGCCTTGTTCAGGTCAGCTACTGCCATGAGGATTTCCTTTATTGGCGGAAAAGCCGCACGGTGGCGCTGCCACTCGAACGGTTTCCAGTTGAACTTGCGGTTACGGGTGAAACCGACCCATACCGTGCTACTACATCTTCACCCATCTTCAGGCGAAGCTGCGGATTATATATCAAGTACGCTGCGCAGGCGGGCCAAGCCTTGATCGAGCCGGGCCGGGTCGCGGGAGGCAAAGCACCAGCGCAGCCAGCCCTCGCTCTCGGGGCCGAAGGCCGCGCCCGGCGCCAGCCCCAGACCGGCCTCGCTGACCAGGCGCTTCGCCAGGGCCAGCGAGTCGGATTCGCCCTCAATGCGGAAAAAGGCATACATGCCGCCCAGCGGCGTGGCCACCTCGACGCCGGGCATCGCGGCCAGGGCCGGCAGCAGGCGGTCGCGGCAGGCCTGCATCCGAGCCCGCAGCTCGGGCACGAAGCGGTCCGCCTGGGCCAGGCCGGCCAGCGCGCCACGCTGCACGAACACCGGTGCGCAGGAGGTGTTGTATTCGATCAGCTTGCCCATCGCGTCCAGCAGCTCGGCAGGCAGCACCATCCAGCCCAGGCGCCAGCCGGTCATCAGAAAGCTCTTGGAGAAGCTGTGCACGACGATCAGCCGGTCCTGCGGATCGGCGATATCCAGAAAGCTCGGCGCCGTGCGCGCGCCCTCGGGGTAGTACAGGCGCTCGTAGACCTCGTCGGCGATGATCCAGGTGCCGGTGCGGCGGCAGTGCGCCAGCAGGGCCTGCTGCTCGTCGCGGGTCAGGGTCCAGCCGGTCGGGTTGTTGGGGGCATTGACGATCAGCGCGCGGGTCTGCGGCGTGATCGCGGTCAGCAGCTCGTCCAGATCCAGGGTCCAGGCGCCCTCTCTCGGATGCAGCGACACACGCTTGACATTGGCACCCAGAATGGCCGGCTGGGCGGTCAGATTGGGCCAGATCGGCACCACGGCCACGACCTCGTCGCCGGCGTCCAGCAAGGCCTGCATCGCCAGCATCAGCGCACTGACGCCCGAGGACGTGACGGCGATGCGGTCGATGCTTATGGGTTGATGCAGGGCGCTGGTGTAGTCGGCCAGGGCCTGGCGCAGCTCGGGCAGGCCCAGGTTGTGGGCGTAAAAGGTCTCGCCGCGCTGCAGCGAGGCGGTGGCCGCGTCGACGACAAAGGCCGGCGTCGGCTCGTCGCTCTCACCGAACCAGAAGGCCAGCACATCGCTGCGGCCCATGGCCGAGTTGGCGACCTCGCGAATCTTGGAACCGGGGAGTTGCTGGATGACGCTGCGCATGGGGTGGGTCCGCTCAGTGGTTTGGACGAATCATCGCGCACTGGTGAGGCTGCGCGGCCTGGGCCGCGTCCACATAGCGCACGGTCCTGAAGCCGTAACCGGAGGCCTCATTGTCGAAGCGCACACCGGGCGTGCCGGCCCTGCGCATCACGCTGACGTAGAGCGGCTGGATGAACTGGTGATCGGCGGCACGCATCTGACCCTGATGGACGCCACCGAGCGTGCGGCCGTCATAGGCCAGACCCTCCATCGCGCGGGCCACAGCCGTCGGCTCGACGCTCTTGGCGCGCTCCATGCCGGCCACCAGCACCTCGATCATCGCCTGCATGCGGGCGTGCACATAGTCGTCTTCTGGCCTGGGGAAACGCTGACGAAAGCTCGCGTAGAACTTATCAGAGGCCGCCGTGCCCACGTTCGGATGCCACTCGGCCACAGCCAGCACGCGATCAACGCCGGCTTCACCAATGGCCGCCGGTGCGCCCAGGCCGTTGCCGTAGAAGGTGAAGAAACGCGCATCCAGTCCCACTTCCTTGGCGGCCTTGATCAGCAAGGTCAGGTCATTGCCCCAGTTCCCCGTCAACACCCCCTGCGCGCCGCTGGCCTTGATCTTGTTGGCATAGGGAATGAAGTCCTTGATGCGGCCGATTGGATGCAATTCATCGCCGACGATGGCGATGTCGGGCCGCTTGGCGGCGATCATCTCTCGGCCCTTTTTCAGCACATGCTGGCCAAAGCTGTAGTCCTGGCCTATCAGGTAGATCTTCTTGATCTGGCTGTCGGTCTTCAGCACATCGGTCAGTGCGGCCAGCCGCATATCGGCGTGGGCATCGAAACGGAAATGCCAGAACGAGCATTTCTCGTTGGTCAGCACAGGATCGACAGCAGAGTAGTTGAGGAACAGCGCGCGGTGCTGCGGATCGCGTTCGTTGTGCTTGTTCAGCGCTTCGATCAAGGCCGCGGCGGTGGCCGAGCTGTTGCCCTGCAGCACATAGCCGGCCTTTTGGTCGACGGCCGAGCGCAGCATCGACAAGGCCTCTTCGGTCGCTCCCTTGCTGTCGAAACGCAGCAGCTCCAGCGGCCGCGCACCGCCGGGCAGCTTGACGCCGCCGCGCTGATTGACCCGTTCGGTGGCCCACAGCAGATTGCGGAATACCGCTTCGCCGGCATTGGCAAAGGGGCCGGACAGGCCCTCGATCATGGCCAGCCGTATCGGCTCGGGCTGCGCTTGTGCATGGCCACCGAGGCCCAGCAGGGCAAATGCAAGAGACGCCAGCGAGCGGCGGGTAAGGCGAGAAGTTGGAGTCATCTGAGGCACAAAACCCTTGGGGGGCTTGAATACAAAAAAGCCGCTCCCAGGTATGCGGCATGGGCTGCAGCGGCTTTGGTTTCGACGCAGCGTTGTCTTGTTGTCATTGTAGGAGTCACCCATGTTTTTGCTTCCCGTTCGCCGTCATACCCCCGCCTTCTCCCGTTCGCTGGACCGCCTGTTTGACGACAGTTTCGACCGCTTTCTGAATGCCGCCGCCAAGGCCGAGCCCGTCGCTCCTGTGCGCACGCCGGCCCTCGATGTGACCGAGACCGACACCGCCTATCTGGTGCAGCTGGACATGCCCGGCATTGCCAAGGAACAGGTGAAGATTTCGATCGACGGCCGCCGCGTCAATGTCGAAACCGAAATCGTGCAAGCCACCGAGAAGAAGGACGAAGCCAAGGTGCTGTACCGCGAGCGCTCGAACGCCAAGTTCGCCCGCAGCCTGGTCTTGCCGACCGAGGTGAATCAGGCCGAATCGGCGGCCACGATGGAAGGTGGCGTGCTGACCTTGACCCTGACCAAGCGTCAGCCGGCCAGCGCATCAACCTTGAGCGTCAGCTGAGGCTTAAATCCCAGCGGGGCTTCACATCGAACGCCCCGCCCTGCTCCAGCTGCGCCTGGCCGCTTTGCAGGCGCATCGCGGCGGCCATGGCGATCATTGCGCCGTTGTCGGTGCACAGGTGTAGCTCGGGGTAGTGCACGCGGATGCCGCGCCGGGCGCAGGCCTTGTTGAGTTGCTCGCGCAGCTTGGCATTGGCACCCACGCCACCGGCCACGACCAGGCGCTTCAGGCCTGAGTCCTTCAGCGCCAGCAGCGATTTGTGCACCAGCACCTCGACGATGGCGGCCTGCGTCGAGGCCGCCAGATCGGCGAGTTGCGGTTGCGTCGGTGCCTCGCCCAGTTTCTTGATTTGCGTCAGCACGGCCGTCTTCAGACCGGCAAAGCTGAAGTCGGGCTTGCCACTGCGCAGCATGGGTCGCGGCAGGTCGAAGGCCTTCTCGTCGCCTTCCTGAGCCAGGCGCGACAGATGCGGCCCGCCCGGATATGGCAGGCCCATCAGCTTGGCGCTCTTGTCGAAAGCCTCGCCTGCGGCGTCGTCAATCGTTTCGCCCAGCATCTCGTAGCTGCCGACCTGATCCACCCGCATCAGCTGCGTGTGGCCACCAGAGACCAGCAGCGCGATGAAGGGAAACTCCGGCGGATCGGCCGACAGGAACGGCGACAGCAGATGCCCTTCCAGATGGTGCACGCCCAGGGTCGGCTTGCCCAGGGCTGCGGCCATGGACACGGCCACGCCGGCGCCTACCAGCAGCGCACCGGCAAGACCCGGCCCCCGCGTGTAGGCAATGACGTCGATATCGGCCAAGGCCACGCCGGCCTCGGCCAGCACCTGGCGCGTCAACGGCAGCACGCGGCGGATGTGGTCGCGCGAGGCCAGCTCGGGCACCACGCCGCCGTAGGCCTGATGCATGTCGATCTGGCTGTGCAGCGCCTGCGCGATCAGCGTCGGCGTGCCTTGCGGCTGCACATCAACCAGCGCCACACCGGTTTCGTCGCAGGACGATTCAAAGCCCAGAACCCTCATGGCCGACTCAGTGGCCTTCCTTGGCGTGGTTGATCGAGTACTTCGGTATCTCTATCGTCACATCGGTCTGCGACAGGATGGCCTGGCAGCTGAGCCGCGAATTGGGCTCCAGGCCCCAGGCGCGGTCCAGCAGGTCTTCCTCGCTGTCGTCCATCTCGCCCAGCGAGTTGAAGCCCTCGCGCACGATCACATGGCAGGTGGTGCAGGCGCAGACCATGTCGCAGGCATGCTCGATGGCGATGCCGTTCTCAAGCAGCGCTTCGCAGATGCTGGTGCCGCCGTCGGCCTTGATGCTGGCGCCGTCGGGGCAGTACTCGCTGTGCGGCAGGATCTTGATGATGGGCATGAGGTTACCTTCAGATTTGTTCGACGTTGCGGCCGGTCAGGGCCTGGCGTATGCCACGGTTCATCCGCTCGGCGGCAAAGGCCTCGGTGCCCTTGGCCAGCGCCTCGACGGCGGTATCGATGGCGGCGTTGTCGTCGCCCGCCTCGACCTGACTCAGCGCCGTCAGCAAGGCCTCGATTGCTTCCAACTCGTCGGGCGCGAGCAGGTCACCGTCGGCCTCCAGCGCCGAGCGGGTGGCCAGGCGCATGCGCTCGGCCTCGACCTGTGACTCGCGCAGCGCGCGGGCCTTCATATCGGTCTCGGCAGTGGCGAAGCTGTCGCGCAGCATCGTTGCAATCTGGTCATCCGACAGGCCGTAGCTCGGCTTGACGACGATCTTGGCCTCGACGCCGGACACGGTCTCCTTGGCGAACACGCTCAGCAGACCGTCGGCATCGACCTGGAAGGTCACGCGTATCCGCGCCGCACCAGCCACCATGGGCGGAATGCCGCGCAGCTCGAAGCGGGCCAGGGACCGGCAATCGGCCACCAGCTCGCGCTCGCCCTGCACCACATGCAGGGCCATCGCCGTCTGGCCGTCCTTGAAGGTGGTGAAGTCCTGCGCCTTGGCGACCGGAATCGTCGCATTGCGCTCGATGATGCGCTCGACCAGGCCGCCCATGGTCTCCAGCCCCAGCGACAGCGGAATCACGTCCAGCAGCAGGATGTCGCCATTGGCCGCATTGCCGGCCAGCTGGTTGGCCTGGATGGCGGCGCCCAGCGCCACCACCTCGTCGGGGTTCAGATTGGTCAGCGGCGTCTGGCCGAACAGGCCACCCACGGCCGCCTGCACACAGGGCATGCGGGTCGAGCCGCCGACCATCACCGTGCCCTGCACTTCGCCGACCTTCAGCTTGGCGTCACGCAGCACGCGCTTGACGGCCGACAGGGTGCGATCGACCAGCGGCTTGGCCAGCGCCTCGAACTGCTCGCGGGTCAGCTCGACGGCGAGTTCTCCCTCATCCAGCGGGCTGCGCAGCCAGACGCTGGCCTGATTCGACAAGGCCTCCTTGGCCGCCCGCGCCGCCACCAGCACCGCCCGCTTGTCGTGCGCGCTGCTGATGCTGCGGCCGGCCTGGGCCAGGGCCCAGTCGGCCAGCGCGCGGTCGAAGTCATCGCCGCCCAGGGCCGAATCACCGCCGGTGGCCACGACCTCGAACACGCCACGGCTCAGGCGCAGCAGCGAGATGTCGAAAGTGCCGCCACCGAGGTCATAGACGGCGTAAAGGCCTTCGCTGGCGTTGTCCAGGCCGTAGGCGATCGCCGCTGCCGTCGGTTCGTTGATCAGGCGCAGCACGTTCAGGCCGGCCAGCTTGGCCGCGTCCTTGGTCGCCTGGCGTTGGGCGTCGTCGAAATAGGCCGGCACGGTGATGACGGCACCGAACAGGTCGTCATCGAAGGTGTCTTCGGCGCGGAAACGCAGCGTCGCCAGGATCTCGGCCGAGACCTCGACCGGTGATTTCAGGCCGTCCCGCGTGTGCAGGCCCAGCATGCCTTCGCTGTCCTCGAAGTGGTAGGGCAGCTGCTTGCGCTCGGCGATATCGCGCAGCGCGCGGCCCATGAAGCGTTTGACCGAGACAATGGTGTTCTCGGGGTCCAGCGCCTGCTGGTCCAGGGCCTCCTGGCCAATCTGGCGGCGGCCCTCGCCGAGGTAGCGTACGGCCGAGGGCAGTATCACCCGGCCGGCGGCGTCGGGCAGGCATTCGGCCACGCCGTTGCGCATCGCCGCGACCAACGAATGGGTCGTGCCCAGGTCGATGCCGACGGCATAGCGCCGCTGGTGCGGATCGGGCGACTGCCCGGGTTCGGATATCTGTAGCAGGGCCATAAATCTCTCAGGATTCCAACTGTTCCAAGCGCCGGTTGATGTCTTCGCGGAAGCGGGTGATGAACATCAGCGCGCGCACCTCGGCCGAAGCCGCGGGGGCATCGCCCCGTTCATCCAGCAGCTGGCCGATGTGCTCGTGCAAGGCGCGCTCGCGTTTCAGCACCTCGTCGTCCAGCGCCTCGACCTCGGCCGCACCAGAGGCCTCATCCAGCGCCTCGCGCCATTCCATCTGCTCCATCAGGAAGCTGGCGGGCATGGCGGTGTTGTTCTCGGCATTGATGGGCGAGCCCAGCAGCTCGCACAGATAGGCGGCACGGGCCAAGGGATCGCGCAGGCGGCGATGCGCCTCGTTGACGCGCACCGCCCACTGCATGGCCAGGCGCTGTGACGCGGCCCCCTCGGCTGCAAAACGGTCGGGATGAACCTCGGACTGCAGCGCCTTCCAGCGCTGGTCGATGTTCGCCCGGTCCTGCGCGAAGCTGCGCGGCAGGTCGAACAGGGCAAAGTCGTCGTCGTCGAGTTTCATATCCAGCTTTGCGTCGAAGCCAAAGTAGCCAAGAAAAAGGCGCGGCCAACAGCCGCGCCTTTGATCAGCGAGGCAAGACTTTACACGCGGAACGATTCGCCGCAGCCGCAGCGGTCTTTCTCGCGCGGGTTGTAGAACTTGAAGCCTTCGTTCAAGCCCTCGCGCACGAAGTCCAGCTCGGTGCCGTCCAGATAGGGCAGGCTCTTCGGGTCTATCAGCACCTTGACGCCATGGCCTTCGAAGATCACATCCTCGGGCGCCACGTCATCGGCATATTCCAGCTTGTAGGCCAGGCCGGAGCAGCCGGTGGTCTTGACGCCCAGGCGCACGCCCACGCCCTTGCCGCGCTTGGTGATGTAGCGCGACACATGACGGGCCGCCGCTTCGGTCAAAGTCACTGCCATGGCTGAAGGCCCCGCTCAGTGCGCATGCTTGGCGCGGTAGTCATCCACCGCCGCCTTGATGGCGTCTTCGGCCAGGATGGAGCAGTGGATCTTCACCGGCGGCAGGGCCAGCTCTTCGGCGATCAGGGTGTTCTTGATCTCCAGCGCCTGGTCCAGCGTCTTGCCCTTGACCCATTCGGTGACCAGCGAGCTCGAGGCAATCGCCGAGCCGCAGCCATAGGTCTTGAACTTGGCGTCCTCGATCAGGCCGGTGGCCGGATTGACCTTGATCTGCAGCTTCATCACATCGCCGCAGGCTGGTGCGCCGACCATGCCGGTGCCGACCGTGTCGTCACCCTTTTCGAAGTTGCCGACGTTGCGGGGGTTTTCGTAGTGATCAACGACTTTTTCGCTGTATGCCATGATGTTTCTCCTGTGTCCTGGGCGCGCTCAGTGGGCGGCCCACTGGATGGTGCTGATATCGATGCCGTCCTTGTACATATCCCACAGCGGCGAGAGCTCGCGCAGCTTGGCGACACGGTCTTTCAAGGTGCTGACGGCGTAGTCGATCTCTTCGACCGTGGTGAAGCGGCCTATCGTCATGCGCAGGGACGAATGCGCCAACTCGTCGCTGCGGCCGAGGGCACGCAGCACATAGCTGGGTTCCAGGCTGGCCGAGGTGCAGGCCGAGCCGGACGAGACGGCAATGCCCTTCACGCCCATGATCAGCGACTCGCCTTCCACATAGTTGAACGAGATGTTCAGGTTGTGCGGCACACGACGCTCGAGATCGCCATTGACGAACACCTGCTCGATGCCGCTCAGGCCGTCCAGCAGACGCTGGTGCAGCATGCGGATGCGCTCGATCTCGGTACCCATTTCCAGCTTGGCGATGCGATAAGCCTCGCCCATGCCGACGATCTGGTGTGTGGCCAGCGTCCCCGAGCGCATGCCGCGCTCATGGCCGCCACCGTGCATCTGGGCTTCCAGGCGCACACGGGGCTTGCGGCGCACGAACAGCGCGCCAATGCCCTTGGGGCCGTAGGTCTTGTGCGAGGCCAGGCTCATCAGATCGACCGGCAGCTGCGTCACGTCGATCGCGACCTTGCCGGTGGCCTGGGCCGCATCGACGTGGAAGATGACGCCTTTCTCGCGGCAAATATTGCCAATGGCCGTGATGTCCTGGATCACGCCGATCTCGTTATTGACGAACAGCACCGAGACCAGGATGGTGTCGGGTCGCAGCGCGGCCTTGAACTTGTCCAGATCGAGCAGGCCGTTGGCTTCCACATCGAGATAGGTGACATCGAAGCCCTGACGCTCCAGCTCGCGGCAGGTGTCCAGCACCGCCTTGTGCTCGGTTTTCAGGGTGATGATGTGCTTGCCGCGCGTCTTGTAGAACTGCGCCGCGCCCTTGATGGCCAGATTGATCGACTCGGTGGCGCCGGAGGTCCAGACGATCTCGCGCGGGTCGGCATGGATCAGCGCGGCGACTTCTTCGCGGGCCTTCTCGACCGCCGCTTCCGCTTCCCAGCCCCAGGCATGGCTGCGGGAGGCGGGGTTGCCGAAATGCTCGTTCAGCCAGGGCACCATGACGCTGACGACGCGGGGATCCACCGGCGTGGTCGCGCCGTAGTCCATGTAGATCGGGAAATGAGGGGTCATGTCCATGCGATGAAAACTTCTTGGGAAACGTTGCTTGATTACTTGGTGAAGGCATTGCCCAGCGCGAACACCGAGTTCGGCGCGGTGATGCGGATCGGCTTGAGCACGGGCTGCGAGGAGATGGCGCGCTTGATCGGCGACTCTTCTATCGTCACGCCCTTGGA
It contains:
- a CDS encoding IscS subfamily cysteine desulfurase, whose product is MDMTPHFPIYMDYGATTPVDPRVVSVMVPWLNEHFGNPASRSHAWGWEAEAAVEKAREEVAALIHADPREIVWTSGATESINLAIKGAAQFYKTRGKHIITLKTEHKAVLDTCRELERQGFDVTYLDVEANGLLDLDKFKAALRPDTILVSVLFVNNEIGVIQDITAIGNICREKGVIFHVDAAQATGKVAIDVTQLPVDLMSLASHKTYGPKGIGALFVRRKPRVRLEAQMHGGGHERGMRSGTLATHQIVGMGEAYRIAKLEMGTEIERIRMLHQRLLDGLSGIEQVFVNGDLERRVPHNLNISFNYVEGESLIMGVKGIAVSSGSACTSASLEPSYVLRALGRSDELAHSSLRMTIGRFTTVEEIDYAVSTLKDRVAKLRELSPLWDMYKDGIDISTIQWAAH
- the iscU gene encoding Fe-S cluster assembly scaffold IscU, which codes for MAYSEKVVDHYENPRNVGNFEKGDDTVGTGMVGAPACGDVMKLQIKVNPATGLIEDAKFKTYGCGSAIASSSLVTEWVKGKTLDQALEIKNTLIAEELALPPVKIHCSILAEDAIKAAVDDYRAKHAH
- the hscA gene encoding Fe-S protein assembly chaperone HscA; this translates as MALLQISEPGQSPDPHQRRYAVGIDLGTTHSLVAAMRNGVAECLPDAAGRVILPSAVRYLGEGRRQIGQEALDQQALDPENTIVSVKRFMGRALRDIAERKQLPYHFEDSEGMLGLHTRDGLKSPVEVSAEILATLRFRAEDTFDDDLFGAVITVPAYFDDAQRQATKDAAKLAGLNVLRLINEPTAAAIAYGLDNASEGLYAVYDLGGGTFDISLLRLSRGVFEVVATGGDSALGGDDFDRALADWALAQAGRSISSAHDKRAVLVAARAAKEALSNQASVWLRSPLDEGELAVELTREQFEALAKPLVDRTLSAVKRVLRDAKLKVGEVQGTVMVGGSTRMPCVQAAVGGLFGQTPLTNLNPDEVVALGAAIQANQLAGNAANGDILLLDVIPLSLGLETMGGLVERIIERNATIPVAKAQDFTTFKDGQTAMALHVVQGERELVADCRSLARFELRGIPPMVAGAARIRVTFQVDADGLLSVFAKETVSGVEAKIVVKPSYGLSDDQIATMLRDSFATAETDMKARALRESQVEAERMRLATRSALEADGDLLAPDELEAIEALLTALSQVEAGDDNAAIDTAVEALAKGTEAFAAERMNRGIRQALTGRNVEQI
- the fdx gene encoding ISC system 2Fe-2S type ferredoxin → MPIIKILPHSEYCPDGASIKADGGTSICEALLENGIAIEHACDMVCACTTCHVIVREGFNSLGEMDDSEEDLLDRAWGLEPNSRLSCQAILSQTDVTIEIPKYSINHAKEGH
- a CDS encoding Hsp20/alpha crystallin family protein, whose product is MFLLPVRRHTPAFSRSLDRLFDDSFDRFLNAAAKAEPVAPVRTPALDVTETDTAYLVQLDMPGIAKEQVKISIDGRRVNVETEIVQATEKKDEAKVLYRERSNAKFARSLVLPTEVNQAESAATMEGGVLTLTLTKRQPASASTLSVS
- the iscA gene encoding iron-sulfur cluster assembly protein IscA, whose translation is MAVTLTEAAARHVSRYITKRGKGVGVRLGVKTTGCSGLAYKLEYADDVAPEDVIFEGHGVKVLIDPKSLPYLDGTELDFVREGLNEGFKFYNPREKDRCGCGESFRV
- the hscB gene encoding Fe-S protein assembly co-chaperone HscB — translated: MKLDDDDFALFDLPRSFAQDRANIDQRWKALQSEVHPDRFAAEGAASQRLAMQWAVRVNEAHRRLRDPLARAAYLCELLGSPINAENNTAMPASFLMEQMEWREALDEASGAAEVEALDDEVLKRERALHEHIGQLLDERGDAPAASAEVRALMFITRFREDINRRLEQLES
- a CDS encoding branched-chain amino acid ABC transporter substrate-binding protein, with product MTPTSRLTRRSLASLAFALLGLGGHAQAQPEPIRLAMIEGLSGPFANAGEAVFRNLLWATERVNQRGGVKLPGGARPLELLRFDSKGATEEALSMLRSAVDQKAGYVLQGNSSATAAALIEALNKHNERDPQHRALFLNYSAVDPVLTNEKCSFWHFRFDAHADMRLAALTDVLKTDSQIKKIYLIGQDYSFGQHVLKKGREMIAAKRPDIAIVGDELHPIGRIKDFIPYANKIKASGAQGVLTGNWGNDLTLLIKAAKEVGLDARFFTFYGNGLGAPAAIGEAGVDRVLAVAEWHPNVGTAASDKFYASFRQRFPRPEDDYVHARMQAMIEVLVAGMERAKSVEPTAVARAMEGLAYDGRTLGGVHQGQMRAADHQFIQPLYVSVMRRAGTPGVRFDNEASGYGFRTVRYVDAAQAAQPHQCAMIRPNH
- the tsaD gene encoding tRNA (adenosine(37)-N6)-threonylcarbamoyltransferase complex transferase subunit TsaD; translated protein: MRVLGFESSCDETGVALVDVQPQGTPTLIAQALHSQIDMHQAYGGVVPELASRDHIRRVLPLTRQVLAEAGVALADIDVIAYTRGPGLAGALLVGAGVAVSMAAALGKPTLGVHHLEGHLLSPFLSADPPEFPFIALLVSGGHTQLMRVDQVGSYEMLGETIDDAAGEAFDKSAKLMGLPYPGGPHLSRLAQEGDEKAFDLPRPMLRSGKPDFSFAGLKTAVLTQIKKLGEAPTQPQLADLAASTQAAIVEVLVHKSLLALKDSGLKRLVVAGGVGANAKLREQLNKACARRGIRVHYPELHLCTDNGAMIAMAAAMRLQSGQAQLEQGGAFDVKPRWDLSLS